TTTGTTTGAACCTGACTCGTGAGTTGGGATTACCTATCCAGCTTGAAGATTACTGGGACTCAGCCGGCATGGGGTCTAAAGTGAGCTGCACGACTTATTTCGAGGAATACCTGCTCGCACAGTCCGACAGTCCACTCGTATTGTGTTTGGACGATGTCGATTTGCTATTTCCATATCCAGTAATCTATGAAGATTTTTTTGGACTGCTGCGTTCTTGGTATGAGAAGGGACGCAGTCGTAAGATCTGGAAGCGCCTGCGATTGGCGATCGTGCACTCTACCGACGTGTATATCCGGCTCAATATCAACCAATCGCCATTTAATGTCGGTTTGCCGATCGAGCTGACGGAGTTTACGCCCGAGCAAGTCGAAGAGTTCGCCAACCTTCACGACCTAGAACTGGATGCAGCACAAATCGGTGTGGAGGGACTCGCACTGCTGATGGAACACGTGGGCGGTCACCCATATCTCATCGAACAAGCTCTCTCGCATCTCAAAGGACATCCCCACGAGACGCTCGGGCACGTGCTCGACAACTCACCTACCGAAGCCGGGATTTACGCCAATCACTTGCGCGAATATCTGATCGGGCTGCAGCAGGTACCGGAGTTGGCAAATGCCTGCCAGCGCGTGATGGCGGCAACCACTCCTGTAAAGATCGACCCCGTGCATGCCTATCAATTACAGAGCATGGGCCTGGTGCGATTGCTCGGAAACGAGGTCGAGCCGCGCTGCTATCTTTATCGCACTTACTTCCGCGATCGCCTAGGAGAATTTGCATGACCGCCCGTTCCCAGACTTACCAACCCGGCGGCAGCTTGCCGGCAGATGCCTCCACATATGTGGTGCGTCGTTCGGATGCCGAATTGTGCGAGGCATTATTGGCGGGAGAGTACTGCTATGTGCTCAACTCCCGGCAGATGGGCAAGTCTAGCTTGCGGGTCCGAACGATGGATCGGCTTCAGGCACGCAACGTTGCCTGCGCTGAAATCGAACTGTCGGGTATTGGCAGTCAAGAGATCGCCGCGCAACAGTGGTATGGCGGAATCGTTCAGGAGTTGATCAGCGGCTTCAACCTCCAGGTCAATCGCCAGCGTTGGCTGCGAGATCGTGACGACCTTTCACCCGTACAGCGCTTGGGGGAGTTTATCGAAACGGTGTTACTCGTCCATATCCAAGGTAATTTAGTGATCTTCATCGACGAGATCGACAGCGTACTCAGTCTCCGCTTTGCAACTGACGAATTTTTTGCACTGATCCGCTCCTG
This genomic stretch from Rubidibacter lacunae KORDI 51-2 harbors:
- a CDS encoding AAA-like domain-containing protein yields the protein MLIAMEFTIDEAIKVANQVVFDKIGRNLTDVEIWVLEGSWERLDYDRIAARNQYAASYISQDVAPKLWRLLSEALGERVKKSNFREALKRAWDQRRIPITPVSPRALKLAPLEPVPSTPLSPSLYVERPPLESLCYDALLHPGALVRVKAPSLMGKTSLVERVLAQLSEQGYRTVGLSFELAERRTHFDALDRFLRWFCLNLTRELGLPIQLEDYWDSAGMGSKVSCTTYFEEYLLAQSDSPLVLCLDDVDLLFPYPVIYEDFFGLLRSWYEKGRSRKIWKRLRLAIVHSTDVYIRLNINQSPFNVGLPIELTEFTPEQVEEFANLHDLELDAAQIGVEGLALLMEHVGGHPYLIEQALSHLKGHPHETLGHVLDNSPTEAGIYANHLREYLIGLQQVPELANACQRVMAATTPVKIDPVHAYQLQSMGLVRLLGNEVEPRCYLYRTYFRDRLGEFA